Proteins from a single region of Chloroflexi bacterium ADurb.Bin180:
- the ftsA gene encoding Cell division protein FtsA: MERTIVGIDVGTTKVCTLIGEVDKDGQVCVVGVGVAPSRGLTKGVVVNVEEATKSIASSIDKAERISGYRIEAAYLGLAGKHILSVNSKGTVAVGRGERYITEDDVARAIEAAQDLAVQHGREIIHVLPRCYILDGQEGVRDPVGMMGFRLEAAVHIVTGAVPSIRNLVQCVESSHVTVNELVLQPLASAEAVLTLEERETGVALVDAGGGTTDVAILAEGAICHSAVLPVGGNNLTNDIAVGLKTPFEVAEKLKLQYGHALPEMIDPAEMIDVAAFGEAEVATVPRRDLVAVLEARCEELCALVQEEIRRSGYDGLLPAGLVLTGGTAELPGFKELASEVLQMPVRVGRARNVGGLADAVSNPSYATAVGLLQWGLKYGGPEKRTPKREDGRFSELFRRFKEAFRALLPG, from the coding sequence TTGGAACGAACCATAGTCGGCATTGACGTAGGTACAACCAAGGTCTGCACTTTGATTGGCGAGGTGGACAAAGACGGGCAGGTCTGTGTGGTGGGCGTGGGCGTGGCCCCATCGCGCGGACTCACCAAAGGGGTGGTGGTGAATGTCGAGGAGGCCACCAAGTCCATCGCCTCGTCGATTGACAAGGCAGAGCGCATCTCCGGGTACCGCATCGAGGCAGCGTATCTGGGTCTGGCAGGAAAGCATATCCTGTCAGTAAACAGCAAAGGGACCGTTGCTGTTGGGCGAGGCGAGCGATACATCACCGAAGATGACGTAGCCCGTGCCATCGAGGCGGCACAGGATTTGGCGGTTCAGCACGGTCGCGAGATCATCCACGTGCTGCCGCGCTGCTATATCCTCGATGGTCAGGAGGGGGTGCGCGATCCCGTCGGCATGATGGGCTTTCGGCTGGAGGCGGCGGTGCACATCGTGACCGGGGCTGTGCCTTCCATCCGCAACCTGGTGCAGTGTGTGGAGAGCTCTCACGTGACGGTCAATGAGCTGGTACTGCAGCCTTTGGCCTCGGCAGAGGCGGTGCTGACGCTCGAAGAGAGGGAGACAGGCGTAGCTCTGGTTGACGCCGGAGGTGGCACCACTGACGTTGCGATTCTGGCCGAGGGGGCCATCTGCCACAGTGCGGTCCTTCCTGTCGGCGGAAACAACCTCACCAACGACATCGCGGTGGGGCTCAAAACGCCCTTTGAGGTTGCCGAGAAGCTCAAGCTGCAATATGGGCACGCCCTGCCGGAGATGATTGATCCAGCGGAGATGATCGACGTCGCCGCTTTTGGTGAGGCAGAGGTGGCCACGGTTCCCCGGCGTGACCTGGTTGCGGTGCTCGAGGCTCGCTGTGAGGAGTTGTGCGCGCTGGTTCAGGAGGAGATCAGACGCTCTGGCTACGACGGTCTGCTTCCAGCCGGCCTGGTCCTGACCGGAGGGACGGCGGAGCTTCCTGGTTTCAAGGAGCTGGCCAGCGAGGTACTGCAGATGCCGGTTCGTGTGGGCAGGGCCCGCAATGTTGGCGGACTGGCCGATGCGGTGAGCAACCCCTCTTACGCCACGGCGGTGGGCCTGCTGCAATGGGGCTTGAAATACGGCGGACCGGAGAAGCGTACCCCGAAGAGAGAGGACGGCCGCTTCTCAGAGCTTTTCCGCAGGTTCAAAGAAGCATTCAGAGCGCTTCTGCCAGGGTAG
- the ftsZ gene encoding Cell division protein FtsZ → MKERELQKYAPTFARILVVGVGGGGGNAVNRMIDAGLRGIEFVAVNTDAQSLLLSKAPTRLRIGDKLTRGLGSGGNPVVGAKAAEESHEELHQILEGADMVFVTAGMGGGTGTGASPIIAAQAKEAGALTVGVVTRPFSFEGTRRAKTADDGIVQLKEKAHTVIVVPNDRLLQIVDKKATIEDSFRMADDVLRQGVQGVSEVITEPGLINVDFADVRNVMSEGGSALMGIGRASGENRAAEAAKQAISSPLLDVTIDGARGVLFNISGGASLTLHEANEAAGIIRERVDADANIRFGAVLNEEMGDEVQITVIATGFNADGRIQSRPFVVTPRKTLDFPVRSTDGEDLDIPSFLRRKRHPQQ, encoded by the coding sequence ATGAAGGAACGTGAACTGCAGAAATACGCACCGACCTTTGCCCGCATTCTGGTTGTCGGAGTTGGCGGGGGCGGCGGAAACGCGGTTAACCGCATGATCGATGCGGGGCTGCGAGGAATTGAGTTTGTGGCGGTTAACACCGATGCCCAATCCTTGCTTCTGTCCAAGGCTCCCACGCGTCTGAGGATCGGCGACAAACTCACGAGGGGGCTCGGCTCTGGCGGTAATCCAGTGGTTGGAGCCAAAGCCGCCGAAGAGTCGCACGAGGAATTGCATCAGATCCTCGAGGGCGCTGATATGGTCTTTGTGACCGCCGGCATGGGTGGCGGCACGGGGACCGGCGCCAGCCCAATCATTGCAGCGCAGGCCAAAGAGGCGGGAGCGCTGACGGTCGGCGTCGTAACCAGGCCATTCAGCTTTGAGGGCACACGGCGAGCCAAGACCGCTGATGACGGCATCGTGCAACTGAAGGAAAAGGCCCATACCGTGATTGTGGTACCCAACGACCGCCTGCTTCAGATTGTGGATAAGAAAGCGACCATCGAAGATTCCTTTCGCATGGCGGATGATGTGCTGCGACAGGGCGTACAGGGAGTGTCCGAGGTGATCACCGAGCCGGGCCTGATCAACGTTGATTTCGCGGATGTGCGCAACGTGATGTCCGAAGGGGGTTCGGCACTGATGGGCATCGGACGGGCCAGTGGCGAAAACCGCGCCGCCGAAGCGGCCAAGCAAGCTATCTCCAGCCCGCTGCTCGATGTCACGATCGACGGGGCACGCGGTGTCTTGTTCAACATCTCGGGGGGAGCGAGCCTGACGCTGCACGAGGCCAACGAAGCTGCCGGGATTATCCGCGAGAGGGTGGACGCCGACGCGAACATCCGCTTTGGGGCCGTTCTGAACGAGGAGATGGGCGACGAGGTCCAGATCACCGTAATTGCCACCGGGTTCAATGCCGACGGCCGCATCCAGAGTCGACCGTTCGTGGTTACCCCCAGAAAGACCCTGGACTTTCCGGTGCGCTCGACGGATGGCGAGGATCTCGACATTCCCTCCTTCCTTCGGCGCAAGCGGCATCCACAGCAGTGA
- the nrdR gene encoding Transcriptional repressor NrdR, with translation MRCPYCQEGDSHVIDTRTVGDSIRRRRECPRCGQRFTTYERLAPVSLFVVKRDGRREPFDRDKLYRGIYHACAKRPISDDQIQAIVSKVENDLFTLGKAEVESLVIGQMVMQELRGLDDVAYVRFASVYKSFKDINGLVEEIKQFKKWKTGDPQEESAAPDH, from the coding sequence ATGCGGTGTCCTTACTGCCAGGAAGGCGACTCGCACGTAATCGACACGCGAACCGTCGGCGACAGCATCAGGCGGCGGCGCGAGTGCCCGCGTTGTGGCCAGCGATTCACTACCTATGAGCGGCTGGCGCCAGTCAGCCTGTTTGTGGTCAAGCGCGATGGACGGCGGGAGCCGTTCGACCGAGACAAGCTGTACCGTGGCATCTACCATGCCTGTGCCAAGCGTCCCATTTCGGATGACCAGATACAGGCCATCGTCAGCAAGGTGGAGAACGATCTCTTCACCCTGGGGAAGGCCGAAGTCGAAAGCCTGGTCATCGGTCAGATGGTGATGCAAGAGTTGCGCGGTCTCGACGATGTTGCCTATGTGCGCTTTGCCTCCGTGTACAAGTCGTTCAAGGACATCAACGGTTTGGTGGAAGAGATCAAGCAGTTCAAGAAGTGGAAGACTGGCGATCCGCAGGAAGAATCTGCGGCACCTGATCATTAG
- the nrdD gene encoding Anaerobic ribonucleoside-triphosphate reductase, producing MQGPETALQQKERTSLAIASVQKRDGRIVAFDQKRIDAAILRAFVAVGLGEPVERAHALSERVVDLLVQRYGHQGCATVEEIQDAVEEVLIRAGEVKVSKAYILYRAQRTEVRDTSKLLLDGMKLVDDYIDRADWRVNENANMNYSLQGLNFYVASSIAAKYWLNKIYPAEVCLAHQEGDFHIHDLGMLATYCCGWDLRDLLVRGFGGVRAKLESRPPRHLRTALGQLVNFFYTVQGESAGAQAISNFDTLLAPFVRYDGLTYAGVKQALQEFVFNINVPTRVGFQTPFTNVTMDLTPPATLADEGVVAGGQLQSETYGEFQPEMDLINRAFAEVLLEGDARGRVFTFPIPTYNVTSDFDWDNPVLEPVWRVTAKYGIPYFANYINSDLRPEDARSMCCRLRLDNRELRKRGGGLFGANPLTGSVGVVTINLPRVGFRATSEDDFYFRLGQIMDVARTSLEIKRKVLERHTEEGLYPYSRHYLRAVYECFGSHWANHFSTIGIVGMNECCQNFLGVGIAHPQGKNLAKAVLTFMRRKLQDYQDESGHLFNLEATPAESANYRLAKADRKQYPGSTTSGTPETPYYTNSTHLPVGCTDDLFAALEHQDDLQTLYTGGTVFHAFLGEQVDDWRQARLLVRRIAEGFHLPYFTLTPTFSVCPVHGYLSGKHSHCPHEHTAEELARFGTPA from the coding sequence ATGCAAGGTCCCGAAACGGCATTGCAGCAGAAGGAGCGCACGTCGCTCGCCATTGCCTCGGTGCAGAAGAGGGACGGTCGGATCGTTGCCTTTGACCAGAAGCGGATCGACGCCGCGATCCTGAGGGCTTTTGTCGCCGTGGGTCTGGGCGAGCCAGTAGAGCGAGCTCATGCCCTTTCGGAGAGAGTGGTGGACCTGCTCGTGCAACGCTACGGTCATCAGGGCTGCGCCACGGTTGAGGAGATTCAGGATGCCGTTGAAGAGGTCCTGATCAGGGCTGGCGAAGTCAAGGTCTCCAAGGCGTACATACTCTACCGGGCTCAACGGACCGAAGTACGCGATACTTCCAAGCTGTTACTTGACGGCATGAAGCTGGTTGACGACTATATCGACCGGGCCGACTGGCGTGTGAACGAAAACGCGAATATGAACTATTCGCTGCAGGGCCTGAACTTTTACGTTGCGTCAAGCATCGCGGCCAAGTACTGGCTGAACAAGATCTATCCGGCCGAGGTCTGTCTGGCTCACCAGGAGGGGGATTTTCACATCCACGACCTGGGGATGCTGGCCACCTACTGCTGCGGGTGGGACCTCAGAGACCTGCTGGTGCGCGGATTCGGAGGGGTTCGGGCGAAACTCGAGAGCCGCCCTCCGCGCCACCTTCGGACCGCTCTGGGCCAGTTGGTGAACTTTTTCTACACCGTGCAGGGCGAGTCGGCAGGGGCGCAGGCCATCTCGAACTTTGACACGCTCCTGGCTCCGTTCGTCCGCTACGATGGACTCACCTACGCCGGAGTTAAGCAGGCGCTGCAGGAGTTTGTCTTTAACATCAACGTGCCGACGCGCGTTGGTTTTCAGACGCCTTTCACCAATGTAACGATGGACCTCACCCCGCCGGCGACGCTGGCTGATGAAGGCGTGGTGGCGGGAGGGCAACTCCAATCAGAGACCTACGGTGAGTTCCAGCCGGAGATGGATCTGATCAACCGCGCCTTTGCCGAAGTGCTGCTGGAAGGCGATGCCCGGGGCCGCGTTTTCACCTTCCCCATTCCTACCTACAACGTCACCAGCGATTTCGATTGGGACAACCCGGTGCTTGAGCCCGTGTGGCGGGTGACAGCCAAGTACGGTATTCCTTACTTTGCCAACTATATCAACAGCGACCTGCGGCCGGAAGACGCGCGCTCGATGTGCTGCCGACTCAGATTGGACAACCGCGAACTCAGGAAAAGGGGCGGGGGGTTGTTCGGCGCGAACCCACTGACGGGGAGCGTGGGAGTGGTGACCATCAACCTGCCCAGGGTCGGGTTCCGTGCCACGAGCGAGGACGATTTCTACTTTCGTCTGGGTCAGATAATGGATGTTGCGCGTACCTCCCTGGAGATCAAGCGCAAGGTGCTGGAGCGGCATACCGAGGAGGGGCTGTACCCCTACAGCAGGCACTATCTGCGTGCGGTGTATGAATGCTTTGGCTCGCACTGGGCCAATCATTTCTCGACCATTGGTATTGTGGGCATGAACGAATGCTGCCAGAACTTTCTCGGGGTTGGCATTGCTCATCCCCAGGGCAAGAACTTGGCCAAGGCTGTGCTCACGTTCATGCGTCGCAAGCTGCAGGACTATCAGGACGAGAGCGGCCATCTGTTCAATTTGGAGGCCACCCCTGCGGAAAGCGCCAACTATCGCCTGGCCAAGGCGGACCGGAAACAGTATCCGGGCAGCACCACCTCGGGCACTCCGGAAACGCCCTACTACACCAACTCGACGCACTTGCCGGTTGGCTGCACGGATGACCTCTTTGCGGCGCTCGAACACCAGGATGACCTGCAGACGCTTTACACTGGAGGCACGGTCTTTCACGCGTTCCTGGGAGAGCAGGTGGACGATTGGCGGCAGGCGCGTCTCCTAGTGAGACGCATCGCCGAGGGGTTTCATCTGCCGTATTTCACACTGACGCCGACCTTCAGTGTGTGTCCGGTACACGGATACCTGAGTGGAAAGCATAGCCACTGCCCACACGAGCATACCGCAGAGGAACTGGCCCGATTCGGCACCCCTGCGTGA
- a CDS encoding anaerobic ribonucleoside triphosphate reductase, whose protein sequence is MENAEVKTNNEAGVVSGAKRVACEVYSRIVGYLRPVADWNKGKQQEFSERKTYQVPGNGRPEGPSN, encoded by the coding sequence ATGGAGAACGCCGAAGTCAAGACCAACAACGAAGCGGGTGTAGTATCGGGCGCGAAGCGAGTAGCCTGTGAAGTGTACTCGCGGATTGTGGGCTACCTCCGTCCGGTGGCGGACTGGAACAAGGGCAAACAGCAAGAGTTCTCAGAGCGCAAGACGTATCAGGTTCCCGGAAATGGACGCCCCGAGGGGCCGTCGAACTAG
- a CDS encoding pyruvate formate lyase-activating enzyme 1: MRVKGVVRSSLIEYPGHIADVVFVGGCNFRCLYCYNRDLVLNHESLPDLPCDQILGQNRERGRFVDGIVISGGEPTLQPGLEAFLTLARERHLSIKLDTNGYCPDVLRHCLEARLVDYVAMDIKTSWRRYSELTQVEVDVRRLQESVALILAAGIEHEFRTTVVPGLVGLEEVYEVASTIRGARRYFLQAFQVVPTVGWGEAVPVRTPDAGLIQQMMAVAAEQVQEVGARGLLEGADAVISSAS, translated from the coding sequence TTGCGGGTCAAGGGCGTTGTCCGTTCCTCTCTGATCGAGTACCCCGGCCACATCGCCGATGTGGTGTTTGTCGGTGGGTGCAACTTTCGCTGCCTCTACTGCTACAACCGTGACCTCGTACTGAACCACGAGTCGCTTCCGGACCTGCCCTGTGACCAGATACTCGGTCAGAACAGGGAGCGCGGTCGATTTGTCGATGGGATCGTGATCAGCGGTGGCGAGCCGACTCTGCAGCCGGGCCTGGAAGCGTTTCTCACTCTGGCCCGAGAGCGCCATCTGTCCATCAAGCTGGACACCAACGGCTACTGCCCGGACGTGCTTCGCCACTGCCTCGAAGCCAGGCTGGTGGACTATGTCGCGATGGATATCAAGACGAGCTGGCGGCGCTACTCCGAGTTGACCCAGGTTGAGGTGGATGTACGGCGCCTGCAAGAGTCCGTTGCGCTGATCCTCGCTGCGGGGATTGAACACGAGTTCAGGACTACGGTCGTGCCGGGGTTGGTCGGCCTGGAGGAGGTCTATGAGGTCGCTTCAACCATCCGCGGCGCACGACGCTATTTCCTCCAGGCATTTCAGGTCGTCCCGACAGTCGGCTGGGGAGAAGCGGTTCCGGTGCGCACGCCCGATGCTGGGCTGATTCAGCAGATGATGGCTGTCGCTGCGGAGCAGGTGCAGGAAGTGGGCGCGCGCGGGCTGCTCGAGGGCGCGGACGCGGTCATATCCAGCGCCAGTTGA
- the psuG gene encoding Pseudouridine-5'-phosphate glycosidase, which produces MKVNREVRQSLRAGGAVVALESTLITHGLPYPDNWHTASEMEQAVREEGAVPATVAVLGGTPTIGLDEEQLKYLAQAKGVRKCSRRDLPIVTATKSDGATTICGTLILAHLAGIQVFATGGLGGVHRGHAFDVSADLDELARTPMVVVCSGPKALLDQEATRERLETLGVPLLGLGTDRMPAFYSRESDLPVDQRIETVEEVAQIAAARDRLGLTATILVCVPVPAADELPRKEAEKAIAAAVRAAEEQGIRGEAVTPFLLGRIKELTGGRSLKANHSLLLNNAHVGAQVARAMAQLKQASRSISI; this is translated from the coding sequence ATGAAAGTGAATCGCGAGGTTCGGCAGAGCCTTCGGGCTGGCGGTGCGGTGGTCGCTCTGGAGTCGACGCTGATCACCCACGGTCTGCCGTACCCGGACAACTGGCACACCGCCAGCGAGATGGAACAGGCAGTCAGAGAAGAAGGGGCAGTGCCGGCCACAGTGGCAGTACTGGGTGGGACGCCGACGATTGGTCTGGACGAAGAGCAGCTCAAGTACCTGGCCCAGGCCAAGGGTGTGCGCAAGTGCAGCCGCCGCGACCTCCCCATCGTCACCGCGACCAAGTCGGATGGGGCAACCACGATCTGCGGCACGTTGATCCTGGCTCATCTGGCTGGTATCCAGGTTTTTGCCACTGGCGGTCTCGGAGGAGTACACCGGGGACACGCCTTTGACGTCTCCGCTGACCTCGACGAGCTGGCGCGCACACCGATGGTCGTTGTATGCTCAGGTCCCAAAGCGCTGTTGGATCAGGAAGCTACACGGGAACGCCTGGAGACCCTGGGTGTGCCTCTTCTCGGCCTGGGAACGGACCGAATGCCCGCCTTTTACTCCCGCGAAAGTGACCTGCCCGTAGACCAGCGAATCGAGACAGTCGAGGAAGTGGCGCAGATTGCGGCTGCTCGCGACCGACTGGGCCTGACGGCGACCATTCTGGTTTGTGTGCCGGTGCCCGCGGCCGACGAGCTGCCCCGCAAAGAGGCGGAGAAGGCCATCGCGGCGGCGGTGCGAGCCGCGGAGGAGCAGGGCATTCGGGGCGAGGCGGTCACACCGTTTCTCCTGGGCCGCATCAAGGAGCTGACCGGCGGACGCAGCCTGAAAGCCAATCACAGTCTGTTGCTGAACAATGCGCACGTGGGGGCCCAGGTTGCCCGCGCAATGGCGCAACTGAAGCAAGCCAGCCGCAGCATCAGCATCTAG
- the glmS_3 gene encoding Glutamine--fructose-6-phosphate aminotransferase (isomerizing), translating to MAAGITSMDAQVESLPELVGEILPRYAASARTRIGTVMAAAVRQVYVLGCGDSHMAAVGSELAFWTLAGLPCRAATALHFARYIAPHLQDDGGALVIGVSVSGQVARTVEALRMARRVGARTLAVTGDASSRLALSAQCVFPAVVPAMATPAPSPGVRSYMASLAALYLLAVRLGEARGFLTPQSAASARDELRSLPRLQAEAIRTGTDRASAWLAATEEIHEFVFLGAGPAYGVALFGAAKMLEGSGDSACGQDLEEWAHLQYFAKDVATPTVVIDCGGAGYSRACEVAQAARAIGRRVVAVVPADERCIAGIADATFPVPGALREEFAPLLYSVPLMCLASERARLLRETPYRGFGGGRSKAEGGGASRVQSSALLPEVDG from the coding sequence ATGGCCGCTGGCATCACATCGATGGACGCTCAGGTCGAGAGTCTGCCCGAACTGGTGGGTGAGATTCTCCCTCGCTACGCGGCCAGCGCGCGGACTCGGATCGGAACGGTCATGGCCGCAGCGGTACGGCAGGTCTATGTGCTCGGGTGCGGCGACTCGCACATGGCCGCCGTGGGCAGTGAGCTGGCATTCTGGACTCTGGCGGGGCTGCCTTGCCGGGCGGCCACAGCGCTTCATTTCGCCCGCTACATCGCTCCGCATCTCCAGGACGATGGCGGCGCGCTCGTCATCGGCGTGTCAGTCTCGGGCCAGGTGGCACGCACCGTGGAAGCCCTGCGCATGGCCAGGAGGGTCGGGGCAAGAACGCTGGCCGTCACCGGAGACGCATCCAGCCGACTGGCTCTATCCGCGCAGTGTGTCTTCCCGGCAGTCGTTCCGGCCATGGCCACTCCGGCCCCTTCGCCCGGCGTCCGTTCCTATATGGCGTCGCTGGCAGCGCTGTACCTCCTTGCTGTCCGACTGGGAGAGGCGCGAGGATTCTTGACACCTCAATCCGCTGCGTCGGCGCGGGACGAGCTGCGCTCGCTGCCGAGACTCCAGGCCGAAGCCATCAGGACCGGAACAGACCGCGCGAGCGCCTGGCTGGCGGCCACGGAGGAGATCCACGAGTTCGTGTTCCTGGGCGCTGGTCCGGCCTACGGAGTGGCCCTTTTCGGCGCAGCCAAGATGCTTGAGGGGAGTGGGGACTCGGCCTGCGGCCAGGACCTGGAGGAATGGGCACATCTGCAGTACTTTGCCAAGGACGTTGCTACTCCCACTGTGGTCATCGACTGCGGCGGCGCTGGCTACAGTCGCGCTTGCGAGGTCGCGCAGGCAGCCCGGGCAATCGGCAGAAGAGTGGTGGCGGTCGTCCCCGCTGACGAGAGGTGTATCGCAGGCATTGCCGACGCGACCTTCCCGGTGCCGGGGGCCCTGCGGGAAGAGTTCGCTCCGCTGCTATACAGTGTTCCGCTCATGTGCCTGGCGAGCGAGAGGGCGAGGCTGCTGCGAGAGACTCCATACCGCGGTTTTGGGGGAGGGCGCAGCAAGGCCGAAGGCGGGGGAGCCAGTCGCGTCCAATCCAGTGCATTGCTCCCGGAGGTCGACGGATGA
- a CDS encoding BtpA family protein has product MKALTLRNKPVRTIAALHLPPMPSASQPDACSLTEVVGYALRNAQVAFDNGIDALYLQDLGDYPVARRSPEQTVARVAVIGREVRRMYPGAVLGVCLMAHGARAPLAVAQAMDADFVRLKVYLGAMVKAEGLVEGCAREAIEYRAEIRAEGVRLLTDIYDRTGVPLAPLPLPEAVRQAATYGRSDGIILTGADLDETLSMLREVEKSDPGVPLIIGGGVSAATVSLAFKSADAVIVSTALKEIPSWSQKALESDWDPDKVRAFVAAARA; this is encoded by the coding sequence ATGAAAGCCCTGACGCTGCGAAACAAGCCCGTGCGCACGATTGCCGCCCTGCACCTGCCGCCCATGCCCTCGGCCAGTCAGCCAGACGCTTGTTCGTTGACGGAGGTGGTGGGCTACGCCCTGCGCAATGCTCAGGTCGCCTTTGACAACGGCATCGACGCTCTTTATCTGCAGGATTTGGGGGATTATCCGGTGGCGCGGCGCTCACCGGAGCAAACAGTCGCTCGAGTTGCCGTGATCGGCCGTGAGGTCAGGCGGATGTACCCCGGTGCGGTGCTGGGTGTGTGCCTGATGGCGCACGGTGCCAGGGCACCGCTGGCAGTGGCGCAGGCCATGGACGCGGATTTCGTTCGCCTGAAGGTCTACCTCGGGGCAATGGTTAAGGCCGAGGGGCTGGTGGAGGGCTGTGCGCGTGAGGCCATCGAGTACCGGGCCGAGATCAGGGCCGAAGGCGTGCGGCTCTTGACCGACATCTATGACCGAACCGGTGTGCCGCTGGCACCACTTCCTTTGCCCGAAGCCGTCCGGCAGGCGGCCACCTACGGCCGCTCGGACGGCATTATTCTCACCGGTGCCGACCTGGACGAGACTCTGTCTATGTTACGCGAGGTCGAGAAGAGCGACCCCGGAGTGCCACTGATCATCGGGGGCGGCGTGTCGGCGGCAACCGTGTCACTGGCATTCAAGTCGGCCGATGCGGTCATTGTCAGCACGGCGCTCAAAGAGATCCCCTCGTGGAGCCAGAAAGCGCTAGAGTCAGACTGGGACCCGGACAAGGTCCGCGCTTTTGTGGCTGCTGCCAGGGCCTGA
- the ydjH_2 gene encoding putative sugar kinase YdjH: protein MGIDYFTSGGMRIDYVITTDRKARLREMGGNAIYSAVGARIWSVAVGILSRVGENYPEAWLHELESVGIDTDGVRRIPGWQDLRTFYAYTDQETRDDMRPEDHFAEIGLPLPEDLVGYVHSTPGQDSEGFIPVSPRPDDLIPSYLGAKAAHLAPLELAAHCSLCGALSAAGISTTLDPGERYMTPRHLDRVMEILGQVEVFMPSEQEVRSLLGPVDLWDAACRFAEAGPLAVVIKVGARGALVYDAQTHKRHHVPAIAARVVDVTGAGDSFCGGFMVGYHETGDPVQAACYGAVSASFVLQSFGALYATRFGRTDALPRLADARANVDR, encoded by the coding sequence ATGGGTATCGACTACTTCACCTCGGGCGGGATGCGTATCGACTATGTAATTACGACCGATCGCAAAGCACGCCTGCGCGAGATGGGCGGCAACGCCATCTACTCTGCGGTGGGTGCCAGGATCTGGTCGGTGGCTGTCGGGATCCTGTCGCGCGTAGGTGAGAACTACCCAGAGGCGTGGCTGCATGAACTGGAGAGCGTCGGCATCGACACCGACGGTGTTCGGCGGATCCCGGGCTGGCAGGACCTCCGGACGTTCTACGCGTACACGGACCAGGAGACGCGCGATGACATGCGTCCGGAAGACCATTTCGCCGAGATCGGGCTGCCTTTGCCGGAGGACCTAGTCGGCTATGTGCACTCTACTCCGGGTCAAGACAGCGAAGGCTTCATCCCCGTGTCACCCAGGCCCGATGATCTCATTCCGTCCTACCTGGGGGCCAAGGCCGCCCATCTGGCGCCACTCGAGCTTGCAGCTCACTGCTCGCTCTGCGGGGCGCTGTCGGCGGCCGGCATTTCCACGACGCTCGACCCGGGCGAGAGGTACATGACCCCACGGCACCTGGATCGGGTGATGGAGATCCTGGGGCAGGTAGAGGTCTTTATGCCCAGCGAGCAGGAGGTCCGGTCTTTGCTCGGCCCGGTTGACCTTTGGGACGCGGCCTGTCGCTTTGCTGAAGCGGGGCCACTGGCGGTGGTCATCAAGGTTGGGGCCAGAGGGGCGTTGGTCTACGATGCCCAGACGCACAAGAGGCACCATGTGCCTGCCATCGCCGCCCGGGTCGTGGACGTGACGGGAGCCGGTGATTCCTTCTGCGGCGGTTTTATGGTCGGCTATCATGAGACAGGCGATCCTGTGCAGGCAGCCTGCTACGGGGCAGTGTCGGCGTCGTTCGTTCTGCAAAGCTTTGGCGCTCTCTATGCCACACGTTTTGGCCGAACGGACGCTCTGCCGCGGTTGGCTGACGCTCGAGCCAATGTTGACCGCTAA
- the gctA_1 gene encoding Glutaconate CoA-transferase subunit A, translating to MASCIEGQSYADVQQALCAQTVIVTCEELVSEESLRREPERNQIPLFAVQYVCPVRWGAHPYAVYNYYDYDPRQLKSYHEAADSDDGLERYLQRFVHGAKDHSGYLEAVGGLERLNSLVADPQYGYQPTLQRRRLSQ from the coding sequence GTGGCATCGTGCATCGAAGGTCAGTCCTATGCCGACGTGCAACAAGCCCTGTGCGCGCAAACGGTCATCGTCACGTGCGAAGAACTAGTCTCGGAGGAATCTCTGCGCAGGGAGCCGGAGCGCAATCAGATCCCGCTTTTTGCCGTTCAGTATGTGTGTCCGGTTCGCTGGGGTGCGCATCCTTATGCCGTATACAACTACTACGACTATGACCCGCGCCAACTGAAGAGCTATCACGAGGCGGCGGACAGCGATGACGGCTTGGAGCGCTACTTGCAGCGGTTTGTCCACGGCGCGAAGGATCACTCTGGCTATCTGGAGGCAGTTGGTGGCCTGGAGAGACTGAACTCACTGGTCGCTGATCCCCAGTATGGCTACCAACCGACGCTGCAGCGGCGGAGGTTGAGCCAGTGA